The nucleotide window GCGTCAGCGGCTCCCGGGTCCGGGAGAGAAGCGCCGACGCCCGGCCGCATGAAGCCTTATGGGTAAGGAGTGAAGGGATGGCAGAGGAAGAAAAAAGACAGCAACGTCCCCCGCAGCGCCAGGAGCGTCAGCCGGGGATTGAAGCAAAGATGACGCCGCCGCCTCAATCGAAAGAGCGCCATTATCGAGGAAGCGGAAAACTGTTGGGAAAGGCGGCGCTGATCACCGGCGGCGACAGCGGAATCGGACGGGCGGTGGCGATCGCCTTTGCCAAAGAGGGAGCCGATGTCGCCATCGGCTATCTCTCCGAACATCAGGATGCGGAGGAGACGCGGCGTTTGATCGAAAAAGAGGGACGCCGCTGCATCACGATCGCGGGGGATATCGGTGAGGAGAGTTTTTGTCGCCAAATGGTCGGTCAGACGATCGAGGCTTTTGGGCAACTGGATATCGTTGTGAATAATGCGGCCGAACAGCATCCCCAAGAGGGATTAGAGCAGATCAGCGCCGAGCAGCTTGAACGGACGTTTCGGACCAATGTTTTTTCTTTTTTTTATGTCACCAAAGCCGCCCTGCCGCATTTGCGGGAGGGGAGCGCCGTCATCAATACCGCTTCGGTGACCGCTTACAAGGGAAGCCCCCATCTGCTTGATTATTCCGCGACCAAAGGGGCGATTGTCGCTTTTACCCGTTCTTTGTCGCAGTCGCTCATCGAGCGGGGGATTCGTGTTAACGGTGTGGCCCCCGGTCCGATCTGGACGCCGCTGATCCCGGCCGAGGCAAAATCAGCGGAACAGGTTGCCGAGTTTGGAGGCAATGTTCCGATGGGGCGGGCGGGGGAGCCGGATGAAGTCGCGCCGACCTATGTTTTCCTTGCCTCGGAGGATGCATCCTATTATGCCGGCCAGGTGCTTCATCCGAATGGAGGGGTTGTCGTAAACGGCTAATTTAAATTTTAGAGAAGGACTCATATCGATATTCAACCGTTAACAGGAGGAGATCGCATGTTCCAGGAACAGAGCAGCAAGATCAATGTTGGAAAAATAGAGCGGTGGCTCTCAGCGATCGGCGGCGGAGGTCTTGTTGTCTATGGCTTAAAGCGCCGCTCCTGGTCGGGTCTGGCCTTGGCGCTCATTGGCGGTGCGTTGGTACACCGCGGGGTGACAGGGCGCTGTTACGGCTACCAAGCGTTGGGGTTCAACACGGCTCGGGACGAGGATACGTCCGACCGGTTGGAGGGGGAACCGACAGGGAGCGAGACAGTTAACGAATCGGAGCGACCCAAGCAGGGTGTGGTTGAGGTGGAGCGGGTCCTCACGATCAGCCAACCGCCGGAAGCGATCTATGCATTCTGGAAGAAGCTCGAGAATCTTCCCCGCATTTTTGA belongs to Candidatus Manganitrophaceae bacterium and includes:
- a CDS encoding SDR family oxidoreductase — protein: MAEEEKRQQRPPQRQERQPGIEAKMTPPPQSKERHYRGSGKLLGKAALITGGDSGIGRAVAIAFAKEGADVAIGYLSEHQDAEETRRLIEKEGRRCITIAGDIGEESFCRQMVGQTIEAFGQLDIVVNNAAEQHPQEGLEQISAEQLERTFRTNVFSFFYVTKAALPHLREGSAVINTASVTAYKGSPHLLDYSATKGAIVAFTRSLSQSLIERGIRVNGVAPGPIWTPLIPAEAKSAEQVAEFGGNVPMGRAGEPDEVAPTYVFLASEDASYYAGQVLHPNGGVVVNG
- a CDS encoding DUF2892 domain-containing protein, which gives rise to MFQEQSSKINVGKIERWLSAIGGGGLVVYGLKRRSWSGLALALIGGALVHRGVTGRCYGYQALGFNTARDEDTSDRLEGEPTGSETVNESERPKQGVVEVERVLTISQPPEAIYAFWKKLENLPRIFDALETIREESAGRSFWVAGSGNGTQLEWEAQLIEDRPNEALVWGAGEEGSAEVISVRFEGDPAGTRVRLFLKYDPTHSLLGVAFARIFGKVPEQALEKSLNQLKQLVETGGVSEAA